Below is a genomic region from Fulvia fulva chromosome 5, complete sequence.
TTGTCGCATCTGGCCTGTCTAGTAGATAAAGGTGATGGCTGGCGATAGAAGGGCACGGGAGGCTCGGAGCTCTACTCCACCCGCAACCTAGCTCGACAGACACGCGGATCATTGCAGGCCAGTAAACGCTCCCGGATGCTTCCGCTGCTGCATAAGACTGCATGCCTTCCTTTCCCTGAGCGACTCAAGAACGAGTCTTTTTTTGTACCAAACGGCTTCGACGGGACAAACGTTCCTACACAACGATCTTCGACTCAGAGGCTGGCCGCCGAGAAGCAGAGACCGGTTGTCACAAACAGTGTTTGCCATGGGCCTGGCCGATTCCGTGCAGCGCGGGGACGACCAGCAGCAAGACATGCATCTGCCCCTCGACGATCCAGGCGGGAGTCCCTCGCATTGCCCATGCAGGTCCACGATGCAGTGAGTGATGATGTCTTGTGCACTCGTTCATTGAGCAACTTCACTGCTGCAGTAATTCGGTAACAAACAACCAAGCTCAAAACACATGTAGAAAACGGGTGATGCGAGCCTCAACTTTGCTTCCAACTCTCATCAATATTTCAACGAGCTTGTCGCCGGCCTTTGCTCCGCTTCTCGGCACATCGGCTTATCAGCTGTGCCGAAGCGACCTCGCCTTCTGTTTGAACAGAGCCGCGACAATGCTAAGTCTGCTCTCCTAGCAGGATGTGAACAAAAGCCATAGCACGATCGCCCATATGCGCCGGAATATGTGCATCAGTTTACGATATTCATGAAGTAGCCATCCGGCGTATCACTCCTACACCATGGCGATGAAATGCTCTCGTGCATTTCGACATCTGCTCATAGCCCAGAGGCGGCCTACTTCGCTGCGGAATGCACAAATCTCTCAGGCCAGGCATGTTTCGTCGTCAGCGAAGACTGCTGTCTCAACACTATGGAACATTACGCTTGGTGCACTTGGTGGCGTTGTGGGAGCCGGCGCACATCACTATCTCCAAAAGAAGGAGGATAGCGTCGATTCCTCGTTGGAGCACGACGGCATCAAATATGCTAGCCGTGCGCAAATGCTCAATTTTAGTCTCTCCGCTATATTCGCACACTCTGCTGATCTGACAACTACCCAGGCCGCCATGGAGATTGCCGATAGCTTGAAGGACGAGGATGTAGTCAGCTACGACGAAGATGTGATCGAGAATCATGGCCATTCCGAATGGTCTACGTCCAGCACGAAGGAGCGGCCAGTAGCAGTAGTCTATCCGCGAAGCACAGAAGATGTCGTTATGATTGCTCGTATTTGCAGCGAGCACAACGTACCAATGGTGCCCTTTGGAGCTGGATCTAGTGTGGAAGGCAACTTCTCTTCGCCATATTCAGGAATCTGCATTGACTTCACGTACATGGACAAGATCATTGCCTTTCATCCCGAGGACTTGTTGTTCAGCCTGGGGTCAACTGAGTTGATCTGAACAACAAAATCCAGCACACAGGTATGTGACTGGATAGCACAGGCACCGAGCAATAATCCAGACTAGGTTGGGTTGTTCGAGACGTGCGGTGCACGGGATACTTCGCTGAATCCTCTGCATCATGACTTAAGATACTGATACGTGCTTCGTGCTTGTTGACTTTGGCTAATGCCCTTCTGTCTGTAGGCCTATTCGCCCCACTGGACCCATCTGTAACAGCACAGATAGGTGGCATGGTCTCTACGAACTGTTCCGGAACCAATGCCATGAGGTATGGAACAATGAAAGACTGGGTCATCAATCTGACTGTCGTACTGGCCGATGGGACTGTTATCAAGACTAAGAGACGACCGCGGAAGACTTCAGCTGGGTATAATCTGACCACGTTCTTCGTTGGTGCTGAAGGCACTTTAGGTATGGTCACGGAAGTGACTATGAAGCTTGCGCCCATTCCCCAAGATACGAGCGTAGCTATCGTGTCATTCGATAGTATACGAGAGGCTGCTACCGCTGCTAGTAGCATCATTCGCTCAGGCATCCAGCTAGCAGCGCTTGAGTTCATGGATGATGTGCAGGTTAGCATGTTCTATTTGACCATGCCACCCCAAGCTGACCTGGCCAGATGCAAGTCGTCAACCGCCATGGAAGTGCTGCGGTCAGGAAGCGTAATTGGGACGAGAAGCCTACCCTGTTCCTGAAGTGAGTGGGCGTAAACCAGGAAGGACACAGACCTGACCGAATTTCAGATTCTCTGGCACAACGGATGCCATCAAGAGTGACATCGGTCGTGTCCAGCAGCTCATGAAGCCATATAATGCCGGCGGTTTCATCTTCGCCAAGACCAAACAGGAGGAGCAGGACCTCTGGGCTGCGCGCAAAGAAGCGCTTTTCACAATGGTCAATACCAAGCCAGAGGGTACGGAGATTTGGTCAACCGATGTTGCTGTGCCTCTCTCCCGCTTGGCAGATATCATTGGTAAGTCCAAGCTGCCACGGATAAGAACACAGCTGACCTGTCCAGTGCATTCAAAGGAAGACTGCAGCAAGCTTGGACTATTCGCAAGCATAATTGGGCATGTAGGAGATGGTAACTTCCACGCATCAATGTTCTTTGATCCTCAGAATCCAGAACAAAAGGCAGCCGTTGGTAAGGTCGTGCATGATATGATGGACCAAGCACTGGAGATGGAAGGCACGGTTTCTGGAGAACATGCCATTGGCATTGGCAAAAGAGTGAGACTGTCCTCATCCGTGGCGCATGCTCGGGTTGCTAACGTGTCGGGATGTAGGACTGTCTCGTTGACGAGCTGGGGCAGACCACTATCTATTTCATGAAGACGCTGAAGAGAGCGGTTGATCCTAAGTATGTGGCATCATTACTGCTATGGTGCTGAAGCTGACCTCGAGTAGATGGCTTCTGAATCCGGGTAAAGTATTCGATCTGCCCGAGCAACGCAGCAGTGCCGAGTAAACGTCGCCTGCAGGTCTGAAAGATATATGTAGCGACGTGCTGCCTCCAGTAGATCTGCGTACATTATGCATGGCTTCTGCACAATGGCAGTCTCGCGTAGGCATGGCGTTGGTGGCGGTTGAGACGAAGCGTCCCGCAACAATGCACTTCGTACAGAGCCCATGAAGCACTCGCACTTCTTCGACACCTATCGGCTCGGAGCACTTGTAGCAAGACCGGTAGAGGTCAGTCTGTACGAAGTGTTCCTTGGTCCAGACATGGCCTAGTGTCCGGTACGATCCTGTTCCAGAACACGAGAAGGCGATCGATGGTAACGTGGTCGTCAGCAAGTGGAGAGCACAGTTCGCAGTTCGCTAATCGTGCGGTTTTCTGGTGTACATTGCTCAACAAGTACCTGATATACAGGCTGTTGGCTCATAGAACAGTATTTGTAAGGTCGGAGGGTGTTCAGTGCTGCCAGTGGTCGCCGTGCGAACTGTAAGCAGGGGATCGGAGGAAGCAGGAAGCAGGAAAGGGTGTGGGCACGTGAGACTCGCTTGTGAAAGAAGGACCGACATCCGATCCCTGTCGACCGGCCGTAGTTACTAGAGAGTAGTGACTGTCTGCTGCAGCGCCGACGCGCACGGCAGTCTACATGTACACGACAGCAGACTGCTCCGTCGTGGTGCAGAGATGCCACATTGCCCGCATATGCACGACGTTGATCAGCAGGCAGCCGATGACTGCGTTGGCGACGACGAGTGCTGGCAATGGTTCATGGAAACCAGATACATAGCATATAGACTGATATAGTACCAGCGACGCCAGCGTTTGTCGCTATGGATCGACGCCGGGGAGAGATTGCCGAACAGTGGCGGCGAAGGAAGCCGTGGGCGTGGTGTCAAGTGCCGTGCAGAGCGAGTCATCCGATTCCAAACAGCGTGTGGCTCACCGCAATTTGGCGAACATGAGCAGCTGACCATCTGCTCCAGCTGGCGGGAGAGGGTTCACATGCGGCGTTGTGGTAGTAGGAGGAGTAGGAGGTGGTAATGCCAAACAAAACACGTCCCCCTCGCTCTGCCTTATTAGAACTAGGTCCTAGGCCCTTAGCAGCCCAACCCACAGTACCCACCGCGCGGTCTAGAGGCTAACCTAGAACTAATCGTCTCCAGGGCTGTTGGCGGAGCTCGTCCTCGTCCGAGTCCTAGTCCTTGTCCTTGCACATGACCTTCGCGCTACTATCACGCACCACCACACATCTCCTTCTGCATTCTGCATGCTATTTTCTGCCGTGTCCGCGACTCGTTGGGAATGAGTCTACCGCAGACGAGCCGTCTGACCGCTCCGCTCGGCAACTACCACTCGCTGCACATCATCGCCAGCAGCAGGCTCATGTCAGATCGTCGCAGTCGCAATCGCAATCGCAGTCGCAGTCGCAGTGGCAGTCGCAGTCGCAGTGGCAGTCGCAGTGGCAGTCGCAGTGGCAGTCGCAGTGGCAGTCGCAGTCGCAGTGGCAGTGGCAGTCGCAGTGGCAGTGGCAGTGGCAGTCGCAGTCGCAGTCGCAGTCGCAGCCTTGTCACGTTGCGCTAAGGTACCGGCCGGCACTGCGCACAGCAACACCGACGCCGACACACTGGAGGGAGGACTTGAGGCTCCATGGCCGAGGCCGCAGCAGGCCGCGAAGGCAACACCGCAACGAGGCGACAATCCTTTCGCAAGACCCTCGCCGACGCTGGCCTCCCGCAGGAATATCTCGATGCTCTCGAACAGAAACGAAAACAGCTCGATGACTCAATCCACAAGTACATTGCAGCCAAAGAAAGAGACTACAAGGCCTTTGAGAAGGAACTGAGGCAGCATTACAAGTTCGAGCAGGACAGAGGGGGGTCTTCGGGCAAGCTACGAAAGACGACGACCTCAGAGCCGGCCATTGCGTCGACGTCGCCGACACACCGCGTCCACGACCAGCATCAGAATGCCT
It encodes:
- a CDS encoding D-lactate dehydrogenase [cytochrome], mitochondrial; amino-acid sequence: MAMKCSRAFRHLLIAQRRPTSLRNAQISQARHVSSSAKTAVSTLWNITLGALGGVVGAGAHHYLQKKEDSVDSSLEHDGIKYASRAQMLNFSLSAIFAHSADLTTTQAAMEIADSLKDEDVVSYDEDVIENHGHSEWSTSSTKERPVAVVYPRSTEDVVMIARICSEHNVPMVPFGAGSSVEGNFSSPYSGICIDFTYMDKIIAFHPEDLLFSLGSTELI
- a CDS encoding D-lactate dehydrogenase [cytochrome], mitochondrial translates to MVSTNCSGTNAMRYGTMKDWVINLTVVLADGTVIKTKRRPRKTSAGYNLTTFFVGAEGTLGMVTEVTMKLAPIPQDTSVAIVSFDSIREAATAASSIIRSGIQLAALEFMDDVQMQVVNRHGSAAVRKRNWDEKPTLFLKFSGTTDAIKSDIGRVQQLMKPYNAGGFIFAKTKQEEQDLWAARKEALFTMVNTKPEGTEIWSTDVAVPLSRLADIIGKSKLPRIRTQLTCPVHSKEDCSKLGLFASIIGHVGDGNFHASMFFDPQNPEQKAAVGKVVHDMMDQALEMEGTVSGEHAIGIGKRDCLVDELGQTTIYFMKTLKRAVDPKWLLNPGKVFDLPEQRSSAE